The segment ttcttcggctacaggtaacagctctttcagtaatttagtgggtacaggatctaataaacatgttgttggtttagatacagtgataagtttatttagctcttcctgtcctatggttgtaaagcactgcagtttatctttgggtgcgatggatgaaactgaagtgttagacgctgtagaatctacattcgctattgtatttctaatgttatatattttatcagtgaagaaattcataaagtcattactatttaacgttggtggaatatttgaatcaggtggcgtctggtaatttgttaacttagccactgtgctaaataaaaaccttggattgttttggtcattttcaatgagtttgtgtatatgctctgccctagcagtttttagagcttgtctatagctggacatactgtttttccatgcaatcctaaaaacttctaagttagtttttctccatttgcgttcaagactacgagttactttcttgagagagtgagtattactgttataccatggtacagtacatttttctctaacttttttcaatttgatcggggcaacagcttctaatgtattagagaaaatagtgcccatgttgtcagtaatttcgtctaattcatgtgtatttttgggtacaaatagcagttgagatagatcaggcaggttatttgcgaatctttctttggtggctggaacaatagttctgcccagacggtatcgctgcgacatatagttaatatcagttatacgcagcatgcacgatacaaggaaatggtctgtaatatcatcactttgaggtacaatatctatagcagtaagatcaattccatgcgatataattaaatctagtgtatgattaaaacgatgagtgggcccggtgacattttgcttgactccaaaggagtttattaggtcagtaaacgcaagtcctaatgtatcatttgcattatcaacgtgaatattaaaatctcccatgattagcgccttatcaactgtaactagaaggtctgagaggaaatctgcaaattcttttaggaattctgtataaggccctggtggtctatacacagtagccagagcaagatatacattagatttcttttgcatgtctgacagtgtaacatttagcagaagtatttcaaaagagttaaacctgtatcctgttttctgggtagcattgagaatatcactatatattgttgcaacacctccgccacgaccagtctgacggggctcatgcttatagcagtagtttggtggagtagactcatttagccatcttcaagaatcagcttaaaacatctcttccatctttatttgaccctctaactttaaaactcactattctaattctattcttaaaaaaaaaaaaaaaaaaaaaaaaaaaaaaaaaaaatcgaactacctttctaatcttttattaatctattttcttttcaattattattcaattgtatgtgtgtgtgtgtgtttgtgtgtgtttaaatatctctaacactagcttgctgtattcttttttattctatctgttttctatttatttattatattatttaaaatcccatgctacatgtactgtgttaacctaactgagacttgttaaagcacttatatatatcattgctctttttgttgtttttgattgcttccactgtcctcatctgttagtcgctttggataaacgcACCTgctaaatgatatatatatatatatatatatatatatatatatatatatatatatatatatatatatatatatatatatatatatatatatatacatactttttttgtttgtttgtttttttttttttttcttgttgaatcATGATTTGAGTATGGCATTTTGTTCTGTGTATCACAGGCAATGTTGTGTGCACTGccagactgacgaggatgaaatCTCACAATTGCTGACTGCACACAGGAAGTTGAGCTGAGGCCCAGTGTGAGACACACAACATGCAATCCTTATATCTGATGTTACAGCCTGTTTGTTCTCAGCTAAGCTATAATATTTTAGTCATTATTATTTTAGACAGTTTGTTAAACAGACCACTTTGGATGTTGTTGTATCAAAGGCACAGATATGCAATCAAAAGCAATTAGCACATATCTTTCAAAAATTCCTTCCTTGAGAAATAGCCTTTTGGCCACTAGAGGGTATTGTCAGCGCAGTAATTTTTCAAcaacaggatttatttatttttgtaattttaatttaatatgaataattaaactaTTTGCAGCTTAGGTAACTATATGCACAAAACTACAGTGCAAAACAAAGTGACAAACCCTAcatctgaaaaaaagtatttttatcaaatattaataGACCATACAGtttgtgcaaaataaaattatattccaTAAACAGGCATGTTGATTGTCTGACATACATATGCATGAAAATCTAAGTTAATGTTACATGTGACTAActtcagtgtctgtgtgtgtgtgtattgaataTGCACAATTAATTagctaattaaaattaattagctGGTGGTGTGTGGGATGATTTAGTTTAACTAAGATATTTCTGCCATTTGTACTTTTCAGTATGTTTTAAGTGAATCAGCTTTATTAATCGTCAGTCATCTGTCTGTGCCAAAATCAATGATTTTTCTTGTTATATAATACTCATTTTATTTGGTTTTGCTTCAGACCTACTGGAATTATgtgcaatatatttaaattattactttagtttgaactgtttttttgttttttttgtttttacaatgacAGATATGAATAATGCCATATTTGTACTCTGAATGTGATATCATGACCAATTGTCATTGTAACATAACATCATGTGCCAAGGCCTTAAAGTGAAGGGTCATTTCTCAGAAACACAGGAACTAGAGTGAAAGTTTTAACTGTTCAATAAACTACACACACTATTTCCAATGATTGCACTCACCATGACCGGACTTACCAGTGGACTTGAGTAGGTTGCAGCCTTTTaagtttgtttgatttgttcagTTATATACCAGTCAGACATTATTAGATGCATTTCCAACCTATCATATAGAAGTTAGCCTATCACACAAACAAAAGTCCTCTTTTTCCAAATATCTGCACAATCACGaatgtaaaacaaacaacaagTTACTGTGTAACCTTCAGACACAAAATTCTGTTTtactcctttaaaaaaataaaacaaacagcagaTCCGCTCCATCTCTGAGCAATACAGTGTTCTGTTCCTCAGCCTTACACGGACCAGTAAATTTTCAATCAGGCTATAAGTACAGTCCTTTGATAAGTTAGCATTTTATATTTAGACTCAATATAATTTATGCAGAATTTTGCTGGAAGtgatttaatttgattgttaacagccaacatgtatttttattcagatttaattTATTGATTACATTTAAGAATCTGACATAAGTGGACACAGATATGACAATTAAATTTTATAATACtaatacatttctgattttttttattcattgctgTTTCAGGGTTAGGGTTATAGGGTCTCAACTAAGAGAAcacattctatttattttattataatgactATTTAATATTATATCTAAACTTTTACTAGGCTAGACAAGTTgcatattaattgtattatatgtaaacctcatatttatataaatgtatatttacatttttgtatattttctgttaCTGCATAATGATGTTCTAGTTGAGGGCATTTGTAGAGTTATAGGTATAGGGCCCCAAACATAACCTCAAGCCCAGGGGCCCCCGGCCCCCTAAGTCCTGCCCTGTCACTCAGCTTTCACTGTAGGAAATCCAAAGCTGTTTGTCAAAAGCATATAAGACAACATTGGTCTGCTCTGTCCTCTGTACCTGAGAAACTGAGAAACCCCAGCCCCCCTCGCTGTACAAAAGTGATCTATTGACATGATCACCAGATGGACACGACTGTTTGGTTACTGATTAGAAGAGATGTTATAACATTGAATGATAAGGCCTTCTTGTGAGCAAAGTACCAGAGTCCTCCAGCCATTCTGAGGGACACAAACAACAGCACAGGTATATTTCTGTATCTCTTACTGTCTgactgtttttctttgttttttaaaaagatCCTGTTTTCGCATGTTGTAGAGATGATTTGATTCTGTATcaatatgcattatattttttgacTATTCGCATGTCTAGGGCTTTTTGTCACATCTGTGAATATttctagttttatttattaatattacttaaattTCTGTAAAAGCTCATCACATTCACATGGGTTACAGTTGCCAGTCTGGCATTGCATTACTTATTATGTGAATTCTATCAAAAAataagagttattttaaaaataaaaaggtagcaTACAAAGAAATGACAAATCATTATTTTGTCAACATagtacaaaaatgtataaaatgtaaaaaataacttgtATGTGATAACTGACATTCATGCAAACTAttcttgttaatattaatattctcGATCCCATTtacacatttcatttaaaatcatGATATTTTTGATATTCGCCTAACTGCATATCAGTGCATTGCATTATTGTGTTCAAAAACTTTTTGTAACAACTCGTGACAACTAACCCTTGTCTCTTTTAgcctaaataaacaaattttcttTTGCCAATATTATCAAAAAATTCAGTCTTTTtcccctctctttcttttttcttactttcttaaaaaaaaaaaaaatcatgtttcattGTCTTCAGCATCAAACCAGCATAAACAAAGTTTTCCCTGCTGTCCATGAATCTAGAaaaaaattttgaatttttttttttttttttgtcaaacacCCTTCCTCTTGCAGGAAATGTGGTGCAATTTCTGAATCCACTCTCAGCTCCACCCTCAGGGGTCTTTCCCCCCAGGTTATGTTTTCTTACTCCCATGAACAATGGACCCTGCAAAAAATGCTGTTTGCACGACAATTGTGTGATGCTGTTCATAATGATCCTGGTGTTGACATGCTCTGCACTGTTTTGTTATCTGTCATTCATATCCTTTGATTCAGGGCATTATGAGTGTGGAAAAGACGGCACGAGAGCCATgctgctccaaattaaaggtaaTTTTgactcttcttcttcttgcttttcaGTTTCTTGTTTACATTGACCCATTATAATCGAAGACATGAAactataaatattcatatttaacttTCTGGTTGTCAAGCATTAGTGGACCATGTTCATAGTTATTACCATTTACTACCCTTTCGTATTCTGGACACTCCGTTTGAACTTGAATTACCTATAGAGCTTTGAACTACCTTCATACATCCACCATAAATAACTTCAGCATCATTCATTTGCAACTTGATTTGATATTGTTGCCTAATATGTGCATTAAATGAGGCTTCAGAGTCTGATATACATGAGGTCAAAaacatatgtacagtatgtgtgtatacatacacatacacacacacacacacacacacacacacacacacacaaattgtgtGGACTAATCAGTGGCATGGTTTCTGACCCAAACTACAACTTTTTAATAGTTAACTCATGTAACGAACATACAATGGCAATCTGATGATGGTACAAATACTGAGAAAATGGTTTTACTAATCATCAAAATGTGGGTCACTCATATGTGCAATGTGTCACTGTTAAATACATCTGTCTTGTTTAGTGTTGAATAAGTGCGGCTTTCAATTATATTTACACTTATGAATCTAACAATTACAAGAACACAACAGCCTGGAAAGACCAACCTAAACCAACTCAATCCCTTTTAAACTATCTAAGAACAATAAACTAGTTTAGATTTGGCAAATTAGTACATTAGTATGCATTTGAGTCTCATTAGTTTGTTTTCGTATGATCTGCTCATGATTCACTTGGGTGAATCATGATTGATTGGGTTGAAATACCATACAATGTATTTAATATGGTATGTCTCAAAACagcatatataaaattatggacTTCCCTAAAAACAACCTAGCAAAATGTTAGGGACAAACCACAATATCTTAGCATCATGATTAGCGACTTTGCATttcttctgaaaaataaaaattattgtttgttAGTGTATAAACTCATAGTGGGTTTTAGTTACATGAATTGTTAaccgtgtgtttgtttgtgtgtgtgtctgtgtgtatgtatgtgtcttCTTCAGATGTTTTTGGCTGCCATGTGTTTTGTGTTCTTTGCCAAAGCATTTCAGGGCAGCTACATGAAGAGCTCTGTCACACAGATTGAGAGACGTTTTGACATTCCTAGCTCGCTGATTGGATTCATTGATGGAAGTTTTGAAATTGGTAAGcataaaaattacacattttgggCCTAAATGTAGCAGTTTTGTTTCTTCTAAAAATCTTGCTTTTTCCATTTGAATCACAttttacaaattcatatgaaatcaTCTCCTTGTCAAAATCTATGATTTTAATAGAAAACcaaattttgttcttttcaggTAATCTGCTTGTAATAGCTTTTGTAAGTTACTTCGGCGCTAAGCTTCATAGACCACGACTCATAGGAGCTGGATGTTTAATCATGGCCATGGGATCGTTCATAACTGCAGCACCACATTTTTTCCAAGGACTGTAAGTTtatgcagattaaaaaaaaaatacaaattaatacaaaaaatgacatttgcctattcaagtatttttattttattattcaggtatttgtatttaatttttttaacactaGTCAACTGCTCTATAAACTACTTTAGTCATCATGTTTGTGTCTACAAATATATGTTTCTAAATTCAAATTATAAGACAAATAATGTGtcaaatgtgtatttgttttccaAGGTACAAATATGAGACAACAATTTCACATTCAACTGCTGCTAATGGTACAGAGAGTATTCTACCATGTTTAACCAATGGGAGTCTTGCAAATGATAATGAAATTCCAACAGTGGAAATTCAAGCAGGTAAGTTGTTCAGCCCTGACCCTGAAACAGACCTCAGATAAGACATTAACCTAAATGATACTGCAACccttttatttattgtgtaattattttcattattattgcatAATAAACTGATGGCAATCACAGGATTCTAGATAGTATCAATAGCCTCTCAATTAAGTttcttcaaaaaacataattaaaaataaatatatattattactaataaGTTGAGTTGTGGagtaatttgtaatatttggctTGTAATATGATTGTGCTACCCACAATCCCCTGCAACACTGATCTGTCACTCTAGTTTGCTTATCCAGTTTCTTATTTCGGAAATTTGAACTTTGGGAAGCTTAATATATTTGATTGTTTCACTTGGAATCTACAAAAATAGACTCTGATCTTTCATTAAGATGCTGATATTGAAGTGTGTGTAGTTGTttacttttggtgcttttgtttttgaagaGTGTGAGAGAGCAGCTAGCTCCACCTTATGGATCTATGTCTTTCTCGGGAACATGCTTCGTGGAGTAGGAGAGACACCTGTCATGCCTTTGGGGTTGTCTTATCTGGATGATTTTTCGAGGGAGGAAAACACTGCTCTTTACATGGGTATGATTGATTACCAGTTTCAATCATTATATTATCAATTTTAGCATACATTCAAGCCTTGTTAACATCATGATAGTTACGTTGCAACAACATTAGATGTCAAAATGAACCAGTTTCACTTTTCCAGTTCACTTATTGAtcattaatatatgtatttgcagatattatatttttaaaaattaaagagctatttatatttactaaaaataaatgacactttcataACTGCTTCTTAACATACTGAAGTACActtataaaaatactttaaatctaaagtacattttaaaacattgttttaataatcttttgtcatgcTTTGATGCACACTCTCTTTAGAAAAgtcctttaattataattataaaagtagtgtgttattcaatattacatttacagtttatacattttgaatgttgtacaaaagaatatttaaatatatttaaataaacttcatttcatgtgtatatatatattttttttatatatactttatacacACTTCaatcaaaaataatcaaataataaattgAGAATTAGTTTTTGTAGAAAATGAAGCCCCCCTTTTTTaggattattaaatatttgatacaATATGACTAGACAAACAATAAACCATTGTCAGTTTGTcactataaaaaatgtatagtgATAGCATgtacaattaatttattattgtgcaattttatttatatacattatttcagTAACAAATTTTTGCACATGTTCTTGACCTCACCCTCCTACTTTTCTTCTGAATAAGATGATAAATCAGCATTTTTGCATTGATTTCAGCTCTCATACAGACTTTGGGAATACTAGGGCCCATGTTTGGATTCATGTTAGGATCTTTCTGTGCCAAGCTCTATGTGGACATAGGAGCAGTGGACTTAGGTAATGACCTCTTCAACCAGTGTATATTGCAAACCTATTTTTGTTGAACATCTAATGGCTGTTGCCCTACACTGATCTAACATATGATTATTCCTAGGCCAAAAAGGTGATCTAAGATTAACTCTGGTTATAAaatatgtgagaaaaaaaaaaaaaagaaaaaaaaaaaccacttgaaattatgatattttgCACATTCCTAAAAAAATTcccagaaacatttcttaaaggTGTTTGATACATACAATGTAGCCTTTGCACCTTCAGTTTTATTTAGTTACTTGTTGCATGCGAACTATGTGAAAAGTGGATGTTTGTCTTTTAGTCTGATTGATTGGCTCCATTCACTTTGACtaaataggttaaaaaaaaaatttaactttgaaAATGCACCCCGTTTTCCAAAGAGGATTCCAAATCATAACTCTGCAGTTACACATCATAACCTTAAGTCAGTGTAGATCATCATTATTAACAAATGACTTGAATACTAATTATCATAGTCTATATAACTGATTGGCTGACCCAGTTACCCTTTGACATTAAGGGTCTTATTGCTTGTTAggtttttaaataacttattttcaCTGATTAATGAacaaaattcatgtttttttttttttttttttgaagataccATCACCATCAACCACAAAGACACACGTTGGGTTGGTGCCTGGTGGCTGGGCTTTTTGTTTACTGGTGGAGTGATGCTACTGGCTGGAATTCCCTTTTGGTTCTTTCCCAAGTCACTTCCAAAGCAGGGTGAGACTGAAACTGACAAAAAATCTAATATTCTAGAGGGCGAGCAGGACCGTTTCATTCCTGATAACAACAAACACAGTACTGCTCCAAACAAACCAGCTCCTGTTTCCATGGCAGTTCTGGCTAAAGGTGtgcttttcattaaatatttcattttaaatgtttattgataAAATTAAGTCGAGATATTGAGCATACATGACCCTTGAATTTATGTAaagcttttaatttttatattctagATTTTCTGCCATCACTGAAAAAACTCTTCAGCAACACGATTTACCTGATCCTTGTATGCACCGCTTTTGTACAAGTCAGTGGTTTTATAGGAATGATCACATTTAAGCCAAAGTTTATGGAGCAAATTTATGGCCAGTCAGCATCAAGGGCCATATTTTTGATAGGTGGGTTtacatttattgtacatttattttgtctgCTTAATGTTAATTTCCAGTTTGTCTAAACACACGTAGTGAGGCCTTTCTACAAAATAGGTGCAAGTTGTGTCCCtcttattcatatatttaaaaaaataataatttcacaagTTAGTCACCTTCTTTTTCCTATTTTTTCATGGAGGGAATGGATATATTAAATTGACATACTCACATATGAGGACTCCCTTTGAAAATTCAAGTCACCTCTGAGAAGTAAAATAAAAGGCTATTGAATATTTGTGTTTAAGAGCCGAGACTGTGTCATGGTCATTCAGCAGTGTAATTCAGGGTTGTGGCAAAAGGGACGTAACATGAGCATTCCCCCTTTAGGGAACAAGGGTTATAAACATAACCAAGACATTGCCTTTCAGTCAGTCAGGTTCAACTTTAAATCAACATACTGACATGTGAGATCCCTATGGAAAGCACCGCGACCACTGAAATGTGTTATGAGTGTTAACGATGCAGCTGTTGGAAAGTTCTTGTATGCCAAGTAACAACCAGTGCCTTGTCATGTGTAACACACGGACTCTGAGACAGAAGGTAAGAATGAGTTAGGCTTGACTGAAAGAATGGGGTATTGGGAATTTCCAGAGCCACCGGTGGGGTGACCAGGATGGCAGACACGTTGCACACACCTTAGGGTCCACGCTGGAGAGGAGGAGCTTGGAGAAGGGATAAGACACTCAGGAGGAATGATGGAGAGACACTGGAGAAACACAGTCTTGGAGTCTTGGAGAGTGGATCAATAAGATGTAGTAGCGAGGTCAGTAGTGAGTCAATGCAGGTAGATAAGCAACAGAAGTGATTCCGCTTTGCAGCTACAAAATCGGACAACTTGGGTAACTGAGGTGTGTGCTTTTATGTGGAAGTGAGCTGATGGGATGATTGTGAACAGGTGCTGGTGATTAGTATTCTGGTGAGGGAGTGTGCTGTGAGTGGCTGATTGATGAGCCTGACCGACTTGTGACATCGTGAgccagacagtttttttttttttttaaccagataGGGTTCGAAAAAAACAGTACTCATCAGGAGCTCCTTTCCCGAGTTTGTGACTTTTTCGCAAAAACAAAAGAGAGCACttcaggggcccgttcttcgtacgtcgctaactcagttagctggatttgaatgttgacgatttggcgtgatcttggatcatttggttcttcgaagctcatcccggagctgctgtcatagcaacaggtccgtcagcttaaacctgctcgggagcaggcttatttcatgttaacaggattagatcgcttcttttcaaccagaactgatactcaaaatatgtctgctaccaccgctactttattacaagagtatcgtactgatccagggacaataatttaaaataataatcat is part of the Carassius gibelio isolate Cgi1373 ecotype wild population from Czech Republic chromosome A4, carGib1.2-hapl.c, whole genome shotgun sequence genome and harbors:
- the LOC127972607 gene encoding solute carrier organic anion transporter family member 1C1 translates to MSVEKTAREPCCSKLKMFLAAMCFVFFAKAFQGSYMKSSVTQIERRFDIPSSLIGFIDGSFEIGNLLVIAFVSYFGAKLHRPRLIGAGCLIMAMGSFITAAPHFFQGLYKYETTISHSTAANGTESILPCLTNGSLANDNEIPTVEIQAECERAASSTLWIYVFLGNMLRGVGETPVMPLGLSYLDDFSREENTALYMALIQTLGILGPMFGFMLGSFCAKLYVDIGAVDLDTITINHKDTRWVGAWWLGFLFTGGVMLLAGIPFWFFPKSLPKQGETETDKKSNILEGEQDRFIPDNNKHSTAPNKPAPVSMAVLAKDFLPSLKKLFSNTIYLILVCTAFVQVSGFIGMITFKPKFMEQIYGQSASRAIFLIGIMTLPAVALGIITGGFIMKKFKLKVLGATKLCIGTSLLAFSALLIQYFLQCDNSQVAGLTVSYEGAPQVSYQKNTLISTCNMGCSCSIKHWDPICASNGLTYASPCLAGCQTSTGYGKDMVFHNCTCIGEAPLPFANMSAVLGQCPRKSDCDYMFKFYMVVTVIGAFFSACGATPGYIVLLRSINPELKSLALGIYILIVRTLGGVPPPIYFGALIDRTCLKWGTKQCGGKGACRIYDSGAFRNAFLGLIYGLYSLSYVLWGVLYNRLSHREKKLAIKNRLKAPEQDDNGVSSGNRNVSSAIVKCSENPDQETTI